In one window of Pseudodesulfovibrio sediminis DNA:
- a CDS encoding endonuclease III domain-containing protein, which produces MTQADTLLAMYEAMHDALGPSDWWPGDSPFEIAIGAILTQNTNWKNVERAIGNLKDHQVLTPEGLHSLPVDTLAELIRPAGYYNIKARRLRHFLQFLCEEVEYDLLALKGYTLEDLRPRILGINGIGPETADAILLYALDFPTFVVDAYTHRMMGRHGLAYEDIDYNELQSIFMDALPEDVALYNEYHALIVRVGKDWCKKKVGLCETCPLKHFLD; this is translated from the coding sequence ATGACGCAGGCTGATACCCTTCTGGCAATGTACGAGGCCATGCATGATGCTTTGGGGCCGAGTGACTGGTGGCCGGGAGATTCTCCCTTTGAGATAGCTATCGGAGCCATTCTTACCCAGAATACCAATTGGAAGAATGTCGAACGGGCCATCGGCAACCTCAAGGACCATCAGGTCTTGACGCCGGAAGGACTGCACTCCCTGCCGGTTGACACGTTGGCAGAATTGATACGCCCTGCCGGATATTACAATATCAAAGCGCGCCGTCTTCGCCATTTTCTTCAATTCCTCTGCGAGGAAGTCGAGTATGATTTGCTCGCTCTCAAAGGATACACCCTTGAGGATCTCCGTCCCAGGATTCTGGGCATCAATGGTATCGGCCCGGAGACAGCAGATGCAATTTTATTGTATGCGCTCGATTTTCCAACATTTGTTGTCGACGCATATACCCATCGGATGATGGGACGCCACGGGCTCGCTTACGAAGACATTGACTACAATGAGTTGCAGTCCATTTTTATGGACGCGTTGCCCGAAGATGTGGCACTGTACAACGAATATCACGCCCTCATCGTTCGAGTTGGCAAAGATTGGTGTAAAAAAAAGGTCGGTCTTTGCGAGACCTGCCCCCTCAAACACTTTCTTGATTGA
- a CDS encoding ABC transporter ATP-binding protein, producing MISITGVTKSFNKGDVNEVTALNGVNLEIQDGDFITIIGSNGAGKSTFLNALAGSFYTDSGKIVLENTDITKWPEHKRAGMIGRVFQDPLLGTCAGATIEQNLAMANKRGMSRSLRLGIKAKDREFFKEKLAVLGLGLEDRLKTHTGLLSGGQRQALTMLMATLVRPRLLLLDEHTAALDPKTAAMVLDLTEEIVSSQNLTTMMVTHNMNQAISMGNRLIMFHRGQVVMDISGEEKQNLKVEDLLNRFSELRGGEGVSDRMLLS from the coding sequence ATGATTTCCATTACAGGTGTAACCAAATCATTCAATAAGGGTGACGTCAACGAAGTGACCGCACTCAACGGCGTCAACCTGGAAATACAAGATGGCGATTTCATCACTATCATCGGCTCAAACGGTGCAGGAAAGTCCACTTTTCTGAATGCGCTTGCCGGATCATTCTACACGGACTCCGGCAAGATTGTTCTTGAGAACACAGACATTACCAAGTGGCCGGAACATAAGCGTGCCGGCATGATTGGTCGCGTGTTTCAGGATCCGTTGCTTGGAACCTGTGCCGGAGCCACCATCGAACAGAACCTTGCCATGGCCAACAAACGCGGTATGTCTCGCAGTTTGCGTTTGGGTATCAAGGCCAAGGACCGTGAATTCTTCAAAGAGAAGCTGGCAGTATTGGGGCTTGGGCTGGAAGATCGCCTCAAAACGCACACAGGGCTCCTCTCTGGCGGACAGAGACAGGCATTGACCATGCTTATGGCGACGCTAGTTCGTCCTCGCCTGCTCCTGCTTGACGAGCATACGGCCGCCCTGGACCCGAAGACAGCAGCCATGGTTCTGGACTTGACCGAAGAAATCGTCAGCTCGCAGAATCTGACCACCATGATGGTGACACACAACATGAATCAGGCCATCAGCATGGGGAACAGGCTTATCATGTTCCACCGCGGTCAGGTTGTCATGGATATCAGTGGCGAAGAAAAACAAAATCTCAAGGTCGAAGATCTCCTCAATCGGTTCTCCGAGTTGCGTGGCGGTGAGGGAGTCTCTGACCGTATGTTATTGAGTTAA
- a CDS encoding ABC transporter permease, translating into MTSYALFGALEQGFAYGLMVIGVYLTFRVLDFPDLTVDGSLPLGASVSAVAITAGYSPFLAVLMATGAGFIAGMVTGILNTKFKILHLLASILTMIALYSINLRIMGRPNMALLGQDTVVDWFNNLTGLLPQYSTPLLFCIISIIVILILIWFLHTEKGFAFLATGDNKQMITSQGINTDNVIIFGVGLSNALVATSGALVAQNQGAADVNMGVGTIVAGLASVIIGETVFGDKTISRALIAALLGSVLYRIAIALALGLKLGAFSITPSDLNLITATLVVFALIMPKMKKKFLAGRSA; encoded by the coding sequence ATGACCAGTTACGCTTTATTTGGAGCTCTTGAACAAGGATTTGCCTACGGCCTTATGGTTATCGGCGTTTATCTGACGTTCAGAGTGCTTGATTTTCCGGATCTTACCGTTGATGGCAGCCTGCCTCTCGGAGCATCCGTATCCGCCGTGGCCATCACCGCCGGCTATTCTCCCTTCCTGGCTGTGCTTATGGCAACCGGCGCCGGATTTATTGCAGGGATGGTGACCGGTATACTCAATACCAAATTCAAAATATTACACTTGCTTGCATCCATCCTGACCATGATCGCGCTCTACTCCATCAACCTGCGCATTATGGGGCGGCCCAATATGGCGCTGCTTGGTCAGGACACCGTGGTAGACTGGTTCAACAACCTTACCGGGTTGCTTCCACAATATTCGACCCCACTCCTTTTCTGCATTATCAGTATTATCGTCATTCTCATATTGATATGGTTTCTGCACACGGAAAAAGGGTTTGCTTTTCTGGCTACCGGGGACAACAAGCAGATGATCACCAGTCAGGGGATTAATACAGACAATGTCATCATCTTCGGCGTCGGCTTGTCCAACGCCCTTGTGGCGACATCCGGCGCACTCGTAGCACAGAATCAGGGTGCGGCAGACGTCAACATGGGTGTGGGAACCATCGTAGCAGGGCTGGCTTCTGTAATCATTGGTGAAACCGTGTTTGGCGACAAGACCATTAGTCGAGCGCTTATTGCCGCCCTGCTTGGTTCTGTTTTGTATCGTATTGCCATTGCCTTGGCTCTCGGACTGAAACTTGGTGCTTTTTCCATTACTCCCAGTGACTTGAATTTGATCACAGCGACCTTGGTTGTCTTTGCTCTGATCATGCCCAAAATGAAGAAAAAATTCCTCGCCGGGAGGTCTGCATGA
- a CDS encoding S41 family peptidase — translation MRVSLWIFTFLLLFTLSVAPGPTMADNDDHYEALKRFSQILDIIENSYVKPLTKKELIDNSIRGMLEQLDPHSAYLSPDDFKDMQEDTAGKFSGIGIEITQEQGRILVVTPIEDTPAYKAGLLAGDLILEINGESTQGMTLKDAVDRIRGEKGTTVRLMILHKDSNKPVEIPIVRGTIPIVNVKTQSLEDGYLYLRLTKFQESSTRNLREKIAEYQQQHTLKGIVFDLRNNPGGLLGQAVSVADTFIGEGTIVYMQGQEKASRKDFYASNNENEITVPMVTLINAGSASASEIVAGALQDHNRSLLVGERSFGKGSVQTIMPMTDGSAIKLTTALYYTPNGRSIQAKGIEPDLNIPFVAPNKDDDSQMRNRFTVREKDLSGHLENGQGSAKNKKDTDAEKAKDMLQRDNQLRMALELVKSLPRLKEIK, via the coding sequence ATGCGTGTTTCGCTTTGGATTTTTACTTTTCTTCTTCTCTTCACCCTTTCGGTCGCACCCGGTCCTACCATGGCCGACAACGACGACCACTATGAGGCCCTCAAGCGGTTTTCCCAGATTCTTGATATAATTGAGAATTCCTATGTAAAGCCCCTCACGAAAAAGGAACTTATAGACAATTCAATTCGTGGCATGCTTGAACAGCTCGATCCCCATTCAGCATATCTTTCTCCTGATGATTTCAAGGATATGCAAGAAGATACCGCTGGCAAATTCAGCGGAATTGGTATCGAAATCACGCAGGAACAAGGGCGTATCCTTGTTGTCACTCCGATTGAGGATACTCCGGCGTACAAGGCCGGTCTGTTGGCAGGAGATCTTATTCTTGAAATCAATGGAGAGTCCACACAGGGAATGACACTCAAAGATGCCGTGGACCGTATTCGCGGTGAAAAAGGAACGACTGTCAGGCTCATGATTCTGCACAAAGATTCAAACAAGCCTGTTGAGATTCCCATCGTGCGTGGCACCATCCCCATCGTCAACGTCAAAACCCAATCGCTCGAAGATGGATACCTGTATCTCCGTTTGACCAAATTCCAGGAATCTTCCACGCGTAACCTGCGTGAAAAAATCGCGGAATATCAACAGCAGCATACACTTAAAGGCATTGTCTTTGACCTGCGCAACAACCCCGGCGGCCTTCTCGGCCAGGCTGTATCCGTTGCGGACACCTTCATCGGTGAAGGAACTATCGTCTACATGCAGGGACAAGAAAAGGCCTCTCGCAAGGACTTCTACGCTTCCAACAATGAAAACGAAATAACCGTGCCCATGGTCACGCTGATCAACGCCGGTTCTGCTTCCGCTTCGGAAATCGTTGCCGGAGCCTTGCAGGATCATAATCGGTCCCTCCTCGTGGGAGAACGCTCCTTCGGAAAGGGTTCTGTTCAGACGATCATGCCCATGACCGATGGATCTGCCATCAAGTTGACCACTGCACTTTATTACACCCCCAATGGCCGCTCCATTCAGGCCAAGGGTATTGAACCTGATTTGAACATTCCCTTTGTCGCCCCCAACAAGGACGACGATTCCCAGATGCGCAACCGCTTTACTGTTCGTGAAAAGGATTTGAGTGGCCATCTGGAAAATGGACAGGGCTCAGCCAAGAACAAGAAAGACACTGATGCTGAAAAGGCCAAGGACATGCTCCAACGCGACAATCAGCTCCGTATGGCTTTGGAACTCGTGAAGAGCCTGCCGCGACTGAAGGAAATCAAGTAG
- the fliM gene encoding flagellar motor switch protein FliM codes for MSKILEQDEVDALLRGLSGGDVETETEIPEDDTGVVAFDLANQDRIIRGRMPVLEIVNDRFARLCTNALANTMRKRVDINPISIDMSKFGDFMRSLPVPTSISIFKMDPLRGNALLVVDSRLVFALVENFFGGAGSQPKVEGRDFTPIEQAIVERVVKIALANMEESWKPVHEVHVEMVRTEVNPQFAAIVPPSDVVIVVTFEVELENAIGSLIVCLPYATMEPIRSKLHASFQSERLEVDHVWINRFKERLMETPVEIVVRMGKTAISGRQLLYLQEGDIILLDTDEDELLEAEIEGIRKFRGLPGRVKGNKSFQIVKEEEIRF; via the coding sequence ATGAGCAAAATCCTCGAACAAGATGAAGTAGATGCCCTGCTCCGGGGACTTTCCGGCGGGGATGTCGAAACAGAGACTGAGATACCGGAGGATGATACCGGCGTTGTCGCTTTTGACCTGGCCAACCAGGACAGGATCATTCGCGGTCGTATGCCCGTCCTTGAGATCGTCAACGATCGTTTCGCTCGTTTGTGCACAAATGCCTTGGCCAACACCATGCGCAAACGTGTGGACATCAACCCCATCTCCATCGACATGTCAAAGTTTGGAGACTTCATGCGCTCGCTGCCGGTGCCCACCTCCATATCCATTTTCAAAATGGATCCGCTACGCGGCAACGCATTGCTGGTTGTTGACTCCCGCCTGGTCTTCGCATTGGTTGAAAACTTTTTTGGCGGAGCTGGCTCCCAGCCCAAAGTTGAAGGTCGTGACTTCACGCCGATCGAACAGGCCATTGTCGAGCGCGTGGTCAAGATCGCTCTGGCAAACATGGAAGAATCCTGGAAACCGGTCCATGAAGTGCATGTCGAGATGGTGCGCACAGAGGTCAACCCCCAGTTCGCCGCCATTGTTCCACCTTCGGATGTCGTGATCGTGGTTACGTTCGAGGTTGAACTTGAAAACGCCATCGGCTCTCTTATCGTGTGTCTGCCCTATGCGACCATGGAACCTATCCGTTCCAAGCTGCATGCCTCTTTCCAGTCGGAACGTCTGGAAGTCGACCATGTCTGGATCAACCGGTTCAAGGAACGGCTCATGGAAACTCCGGTGGAGATTGTTGTCCGCATGGGAAAGACCGCCATCAGCGGCCGTCAGCTTCTTTATCTGCAGGAAGGGGATATCATTCTGCTGGATACAGACGAAGACGAATTGCTGGAAGCGGAAATTGAGGGGATCCGCAAATTCCGTGGCCTACCTGGCCGCGTCAAAGGCAATAAGTCCTTTCAGATCGTTAAAGAGGAAGAGATCAGATTCTGA
- a CDS encoding sensor histidine kinase — MDTSLITASGLIFLGALIMLANILSYQQNIKETDRYTSTQDDKTRHFIRIHHLFMAFFLLGYLGVLYLFMTKVHTLSALFVSIIFLFGAIFVHMSVVIQKRMFRLLQAKNDHLEHERTRLISINNQLQEEIDGRIKAEQSDQKKSNFLSLVSHELRTPLTSIFGFTKLISKGVANLPQSIDGQNIDKIKKRMAENLNIVSNECCRLTRLINNVLDLAKIESGQMEWLDTDICLKDAVESALNSLAGMFVNNAKVYVCIDIPQDAPVVRLDADLFTQVLINIISNAVKFSEEGELSVRMSSHEEGVLLSITDQGQGIPQENLSDIFDKFYIVRSGDTLGEKRQGTGLGLPICQQIIKHYNGRIWAESNIGEGSTFHILLPDAIIVE, encoded by the coding sequence ATGGACACATCACTTATTACAGCAAGCGGACTTATCTTTTTAGGTGCGCTCATCATGCTCGCCAATATTCTCAGCTATCAACAGAACATTAAGGAAACAGACAGATATACAAGCACTCAAGATGATAAGACACGACATTTCATCAGAATCCATCATCTTTTCATGGCATTTTTCCTTTTAGGGTATCTTGGTGTTTTATATCTTTTCATGACGAAAGTTCACACATTAAGCGCCCTTTTTGTTTCGATCATTTTTTTGTTCGGTGCGATCTTCGTTCATATGAGTGTCGTCATCCAAAAAAGGATGTTTCGGCTTCTGCAGGCAAAAAATGATCACCTTGAACATGAAAGAACTCGGCTTATTTCCATAAACAATCAACTGCAAGAAGAGATCGACGGCAGAATCAAGGCAGAACAATCAGATCAAAAGAAATCCAATTTCTTGTCGTTGGTATCCCACGAGCTGCGAACACCACTGACCTCCATATTCGGATTTACCAAATTGATCAGTAAAGGAGTGGCCAATCTTCCTCAATCCATTGATGGGCAAAATATAGACAAGATCAAGAAAAGGATGGCCGAGAACCTGAATATCGTCAGTAACGAGTGTTGCAGACTCACCCGTTTAATCAACAATGTTCTGGATTTGGCCAAAATTGAATCAGGCCAGATGGAATGGTTAGACACAGATATATGTCTGAAAGATGCAGTAGAATCAGCGCTCAACTCATTGGCGGGGATGTTCGTCAACAATGCAAAAGTGTATGTTTGCATCGACATACCACAGGATGCTCCTGTCGTACGCCTTGATGCAGATCTGTTTACCCAGGTGCTCATAAACATTATCAGCAATGCGGTAAAATTTTCGGAAGAAGGAGAATTGAGCGTACGCATGTCATCTCATGAAGAAGGCGTACTCCTTTCTATTACGGATCAGGGCCAGGGGATTCCTCAAGAGAACTTGAGTGATATATTCGACAAATTCTACATAGTAAGAAGCGGTGATACTCTGGGTGAAAAGCGCCAGGGAACAGGACTCGGTCTTCCCATCTGCCAACAGATCATCAAGCATTATAATGGGCGGATATGGGCTGAATCCAATATCGGAGAAGGCAGTACATTTCATATCCTCCTCCCGGATGCAATTATTGTCGAATAA
- the proC gene encoding pyrroline-5-carboxylate reductase codes for MTKKLGFIGVGNMGSAIIKGLASRDDIQLHGFDLDKESLAKLGKDYGLVSHDTAVDLVKACDYIVLAVKPQHAEPVVKEVTTELKSSTCFISICAGITQAKYEDWTEGKCPVVRVMPNTPALVAEGVAAICLDDKKLTDDMKVFVPEVFESIGQSHILPEKLFDAFTGVIGSGPAYVFYFMEAMIESGVALGLTRPQAAEMVKGLFLGSAKLASESDYSVSELREMVTSPGGTTIRALMHFDRQAVRGDIIDGVFESYMRSIELGE; via the coding sequence ATGACTAAAAAACTCGGGTTCATAGGCGTTGGCAACATGGGCTCAGCCATCATCAAGGGGCTGGCTTCTCGTGACGACATCCAGTTGCATGGTTTTGACCTGGACAAGGAAAGCCTTGCCAAACTGGGCAAGGATTATGGTCTGGTGTCGCATGACACAGCCGTGGATCTGGTCAAGGCATGCGACTATATTGTGCTGGCAGTTAAACCCCAGCACGCCGAACCCGTGGTCAAGGAAGTCACAACAGAGCTGAAAAGCTCCACGTGCTTCATCTCCATCTGCGCCGGTATCACACAGGCAAAATATGAAGACTGGACCGAGGGCAAGTGCCCTGTAGTCAGAGTCATGCCCAACACCCCAGCCCTTGTGGCCGAAGGTGTTGCCGCCATCTGTCTGGATGACAAAAAGCTTACGGATGACATGAAAGTGTTTGTACCCGAGGTTTTTGAATCCATTGGCCAGTCTCACATTCTGCCCGAAAAGCTCTTTGATGCCTTTACAGGCGTGATCGGCTCCGGGCCTGCCTATGTCTTCTATTTCATGGAAGCCATGATAGAATCCGGCGTTGCACTCGGTCTTACCCGGCCACAGGCAGCCGAAATGGTCAAAGGACTTTTCCTCGGTTCTGCCAAACTGGCCAGCGAGTCCGATTACTCCGTTTCTGAACTGCGGGAAATGGTCACCTCTCCTGGAGGAACGACTATTCGTGCGTTAATGCATTTTGACCGTCAGGCGGTCAGAGGTGACATTATCGACGGCGTGTTCGAATCATATATGCGAAGTATCGAACTCGGAGAGTAA
- the ndk gene encoding nucleoside-diphosphate kinase, whose product MAIEKTFSIIKPDAVERGLIAEILKMITDSGLKIKGMKMIHMDRAKAEGFYAVHSERPFFGELVDYMISGPVVVSCLEGESAIEKYRALMGATNPAEAAEGTIRAAYGQDIQNNSCHGSDGPDTAKTEVAYFFNDNELVG is encoded by the coding sequence ATGGCTATCGAAAAAACCTTTTCCATCATCAAGCCCGACGCAGTCGAGCGCGGTCTCATTGCTGAAATCCTGAAAATGATCACCGATTCCGGTCTGAAGATCAAAGGCATGAAAATGATCCACATGGATCGTGCAAAAGCCGAAGGCTTCTACGCTGTTCACAGCGAACGTCCTTTCTTTGGCGAGCTCGTGGACTACATGATTTCCGGTCCGGTTGTGGTTTCCTGCCTCGAAGGCGAGAGCGCCATTGAAAAGTACCGCGCTCTCATGGGTGCCACCAACCCTGCCGAAGCTGCCGAGGGCACCATTCGCGCCGCTTATGGCCAGGATATCCAAAACAACTCCTGCCACGGTTCTGACGGTCCTGACACTGCCAAGACCGAGGTAGCCTACTTCTTCAACGACAACGAGCTGGTGGGATAA
- a CDS encoding murein hydrolase activator EnvC family protein produces the protein MKQLFLLFLISTLLFPAVAWSEGEGDALNETLQQQHDKADRNEQKVRELTKKAGQISTRLSDIEADVKYLKQKVSKQEAVLKDIKAKEMKTRQDHFLLEEEKQRITLELSGLMQTLWPVHLQNIRSRFEGVDSWDMFDRRFNWLAEIYKATGDKLAEAKANSEQIAKNLEHQRQLAAEAEEQLGQINKNKDRLLSNKYALRKNLRKVRKERQNVESELTDILATIEDLKYQLQSQTTKRFSLYKRSLPWPVKGRLVSGFNMRAKPPLHGWTISTGEGVNVQSVFWGKVVHNDTLRGFGHVVIVYHGYDYYSLYAYLSETFVRNGQEIEKNEPLGLVGYCPKADGPGLYFELRFHQKPINPKTWLTALK, from the coding sequence ATGAAACAACTTTTCTTACTGTTCCTCATATCCACCCTCCTCTTTCCCGCCGTCGCGTGGTCGGAGGGAGAAGGCGACGCGCTCAATGAAACGCTTCAGCAACAACACGACAAGGCTGATCGCAACGAACAGAAGGTTCGTGAGCTCACCAAAAAAGCCGGACAGATTTCCACTCGCCTTTCCGACATTGAGGCTGATGTCAAATATCTCAAACAAAAGGTCAGCAAGCAGGAGGCCGTCCTCAAGGATATCAAAGCAAAGGAAATGAAAACCCGCCAGGATCACTTTCTTCTTGAGGAAGAAAAACAACGGATCACGCTCGAACTTTCCGGTCTGATGCAAACCTTGTGGCCCGTACACCTGCAAAATATCCGTTCCCGGTTTGAGGGCGTCGACAGTTGGGATATGTTTGATCGGCGTTTCAACTGGCTGGCCGAGATTTACAAAGCCACCGGCGACAAGCTTGCCGAGGCAAAGGCCAATTCTGAACAAATTGCCAAAAATCTTGAACATCAACGGCAACTTGCGGCTGAAGCCGAAGAACAACTGGGACAGATCAACAAAAATAAGGACAGACTGCTCTCGAACAAATATGCGTTGCGCAAGAACCTCAGAAAGGTTCGAAAAGAACGGCAGAATGTTGAGAGTGAGTTGACGGATATTCTGGCCACAATCGAAGATCTCAAGTATCAACTACAGTCACAGACAACCAAACGATTTTCCTTATATAAACGGAGTCTTCCGTGGCCGGTCAAAGGTCGTCTGGTCTCCGGGTTCAACATGCGGGCCAAGCCGCCGCTCCATGGATGGACCATCAGTACAGGTGAGGGCGTCAACGTCCAATCTGTTTTCTGGGGTAAAGTTGTTCACAACGACACCCTGCGCGGATTCGGTCATGTTGTCATCGTATATCATGGCTATGATTACTACAGTCTTTATGCCTATCTTTCCGAGACCTTTGTCAGGAATGGGCAGGAAATTGAAAAGAATGAACCTTTGGGGTTGGTCGGATACTGCCCCAAAGCCGATGGACCTGGGTTGTATTTTGAATTGCGTTTTCATCAAAAACCAATTAACCCAAAAACTTGGTTAACAGCTTTGAAATGA
- a CDS encoding ABC transporter substrate-binding protein, whose amino-acid sequence MKKILLTMAALLLLTAPSFAGDHYTVSVTQIVEHPALDAIRNGVIDRLKEKGIDATFNVHIAQGNSATNVQIISQIKGEEPDLVLAIATPGAQAAAQKIKDRPIVFTGVTDPVSAGLVKDLKNSGNGNVTGMSDFSPMDKHVALIKEIVPSVKTIGVIYNAGEPNSVVLVNALTEQATLVGLGVEEATVANSSGVYQAAKSLVGRCDVVYIPTDNTVISAVESAVKVCSQNKLPLIVADVDSVARGAIAAVAVDYYRMGLQTGDMAAKILADGVKAGDMPVEFLNDLKLHVNKKAAAAMGVTLPEDIIARADKVIE is encoded by the coding sequence ATGAAAAAGATATTACTGACCATGGCAGCGCTCCTGCTGCTTACGGCACCATCCTTTGCCGGTGACCACTACACAGTCTCTGTCACACAGATAGTAGAACATCCCGCGCTGGATGCCATACGAAACGGTGTTATCGACAGATTGAAAGAGAAAGGCATCGACGCTACGTTCAACGTGCACATTGCCCAGGGAAACTCGGCAACCAACGTGCAGATTATCAGTCAGATAAAGGGCGAAGAGCCTGATCTCGTCCTGGCTATCGCCACTCCCGGCGCACAGGCTGCAGCCCAGAAAATCAAAGATCGCCCCATCGTTTTCACTGGTGTCACCGACCCTGTTTCAGCCGGCTTGGTCAAAGATCTCAAAAACAGCGGAAACGGCAACGTAACCGGCATGTCCGATTTCAGCCCCATGGACAAACATGTGGCTTTGATCAAAGAAATTGTCCCTTCCGTGAAAACCATTGGTGTCATTTACAACGCCGGTGAGCCCAACTCAGTGGTGCTGGTCAATGCGCTTACAGAACAGGCCACTCTTGTCGGCCTTGGCGTTGAAGAGGCGACAGTCGCCAACTCCAGCGGAGTGTATCAGGCGGCGAAAAGCCTGGTCGGACGCTGTGACGTTGTTTACATCCCCACTGACAACACCGTTATCTCTGCCGTGGAGTCCGCAGTCAAAGTCTGCTCTCAGAACAAATTGCCTTTGATTGTCGCTGATGTCGATTCAGTTGCTCGGGGCGCCATTGCCGCTGTTGCTGTCGATTATTACAGAATGGGCTTGCAAACAGGTGATATGGCTGCAAAAATTCTGGCCGACGGTGTGAAAGCCGGCGACATGCCGGTGGAGTTTCTCAATGATCTCAAGCTGCATGTAAACAAGAAAGCCGCTGCGGCCATGGGTGTCACCTTGCCTGAGGACATCATCGCCCGTGCAGATAAGGTTATTGAGTAG
- a CDS encoding divergent polysaccharide deacetylase family protein, with product MDDHSPEETTQEQTGFDKLVTKLYRPGPLIAFFSVVFLALVSLGIFILTKETPPPPVLPPPAAQEAPVETKEYEEPTSEMEDWVKQADLAIIQSMQDLGLKMSNLDLVDVELRQLDGRGYHYQILQMPKVDDRQHFLITLRKRLYERLPDAVLLDNGDNEAMVEINGLPTHRLLLEAKPRVIAIPEVKGPKLAIVIDDVGENYSVLKGLIRLDLNLTFAVWPNASSTRASVELISQNRHDLIVHFPMEPIGYPAVNPGDDALFVTMSAADIRKQVQANLQKIPEAIGVNNHMGSQFTGNAQGMRVALEEFKRHGLYFLDSLTSSKSVGRKVAKSVAIPFYERDTFLDNVKDVDAIVHQLKKTERVALTKGTAIAIGHPYKETLAALKKWSKSRNRTIQIIALSRLSPE from the coding sequence ATGGACGATCACTCTCCTGAGGAAACCACACAAGAACAGACCGGGTTCGATAAGCTTGTCACCAAGCTGTATCGGCCCGGTCCTCTTATTGCCTTCTTTTCCGTCGTGTTCCTGGCCCTTGTGTCGCTGGGAATTTTTATCCTGACGAAAGAGACGCCCCCTCCCCCTGTGTTGCCCCCACCCGCTGCTCAAGAGGCTCCGGTTGAGACCAAGGAGTATGAAGAACCCACTTCAGAAATGGAAGATTGGGTCAAGCAGGCAGATCTGGCCATCATTCAATCCATGCAGGATTTGGGATTGAAGATGAGTAATCTCGATCTGGTGGACGTTGAACTGCGTCAGCTGGATGGCCGAGGGTATCACTATCAGATTCTCCAAATGCCCAAGGTTGATGACAGGCAGCATTTTCTGATCACTTTGAGGAAGCGCCTCTATGAGCGCCTGCCTGATGCCGTTCTTTTGGATAATGGTGACAATGAGGCCATGGTGGAAATAAATGGTCTGCCGACCCATCGCCTGCTGCTTGAGGCCAAGCCCCGTGTCATTGCCATTCCCGAAGTCAAAGGCCCCAAACTCGCTATTGTCATTGATGATGTTGGCGAAAATTATTCTGTACTCAAAGGATTGATTCGTCTCGATCTTAACCTGACGTTTGCCGTCTGGCCCAATGCAAGTTCAACCAGAGCCTCGGTGGAACTCATCAGTCAGAACAGGCATGATCTGATTGTACATTTCCCAATGGAGCCTATTGGATATCCTGCTGTCAACCCAGGGGATGACGCCTTGTTCGTGACCATGAGTGCTGCCGATATCAGGAAGCAGGTCCAGGCCAATCTCCAGAAAATCCCCGAAGCCATCGGGGTCAACAATCATATGGGGTCGCAATTTACAGGCAATGCTCAGGGGATGAGAGTTGCTCTGGAAGAATTCAAACGGCATGGTCTGTACTTTCTTGACAGTTTAACCTCTTCGAAGAGTGTAGGCAGAAAAGTCGCGAAATCCGTGGCTATTCCCTTTTATGAAAGGGATACCTTTCTGGACAACGTCAAGGATGTGGATGCCATCGTTCATCAACTCAAAAAGACCGAACGGGTTGCCCTGACCAAGGGGACAGCCATTGCCATCGGACACCCCTATAAGGAAACTCTGGCCGCGCTCAAAAAATGGAGCAAATCCAGAAACAGAACCATTCAGATTATTGCTCTATCGAGACTCTCTCCAGAATAA